CTGATCTTCTTGGCAGACACTCCATTTTCGCGGGCCGCGACGCGCACGGCCTGCGCGTCGGTGGCCAGGTTCAGGTAGTAAACCTCAAGTCCTTTGACATTCTTGTCCTTGTGGGCGTTGCAGTGGACGGAAATGAAGAGGTCCGCGTTCTTGGCGTTGGCCATGGCGGTGCGCTCCTCCAGGGGGATAAACTTGTCGGCGGTGCGGGTGTAGTGCACCTCGAAGCCCTGGGCCTTGAGCATCTCCCCCAGAATCCTGGCCATGCGCAGATTGACGTTCTTTTCATGGAGTTTGTTGGCCACCGCGCCGGGATCCTTGCCGCCATGCCCGGCGTCGATCATGATGGTGCGCACCTTGAGCCCAAGCTGTTCGACCAGCGAGCCGGTATATTTTTTCTGCGTTGAGCTGACCTTTATCTCCGGCGTCGTGTGCGCAGGGGCTTTGCTTTCCTTGGCCGCCGTCTGGACGGGAGTCTTGGTTTTCGCAGCCGTGCTCTTGGTCGCCGGAACCTGACCGGCCTGTTTTATCGTGGCGTCCTTTTTGGGGCTGGCGGGCTGCGCCTGCTTTGCCTGCAGCTCGGCCAGGGCCGCCTGTACATGATCCACTTCCGCATCCGTCGCGGCGGCAACGGATTGAGGCTTATGAGTCGCCTCTCCGGCCTTGCCGTAGATGTCGATAACCACGCGATACGGCTCCGGCAGGGTAAAAACCCTGTAGTGGTCCATCGCCATCAGGTCGAAGGTGATCAGCGCTCCCCCGGCCGGATCGGGAGCGACCTCAATCTGGGAGAGGATTCCATCCCCGATGGTGCGCACGGGCATGACATCGGCCGCGATCCCGGCCTGCTGCAAGGTGATCTGCAGCTGCTTGTTTCCGTTCTTGGCCTTTTCCACAAGCGCGCGTTCATAGTGCGCATCCTGGGTGATATCCATGACCACCCGGGTGTAATCCGGGCTGGACCAATGGCGGATGCCAAGCAGGGTCAACCCGTTTTTCAGCTTTGCCGCCGGAACCGCGGCCTGCTTCGGAGCCTCCGCTGCTTTTGCCTCCGCAGGCTTTACTTGCGCAGGCGCTGCCGTCTTGGCCGGCTCGCCACCCGGAATCTGAGCCAGGCGCTCGCGAGCCTCGGGAACCTTGTCGCCTTTGGGGTAGTCGTTGAGTACAGCCGTGAAAACCTTGGACGCCCTTACCGGATCCTTGAACTGCTCCAACCAGACCAGCCCCATGCGAAACAAGGCGTCATCGGCCCATCCATGCTTCGGATACACGGCCAGCATGCGGTCGTAAGCTTCAAGGGCCTTGAGCCGGTCGGTTCGGGAAAAAGAGCGCCGGGCCAGTTCCTCGTAGCATCTGCCGAGGAAAAACATGCCGCGGGGCGCGTACTCGCTCTTGGGATCGGCCCCCACGGCGCGCAGGAAGGGCTTCATGACCGCTTCCCATTCCGTCCGCAGCCCGGACCTTTTTTCATTGGCGAGCAGCGAATTAAAGGCGCTGACCCCACGCGTATACTCGCTCTTGGCCGAAGCCAGAGCCGTGCAGGCAAACCCCAGCACCAAGGCCAAAGTAATAACAATTCCAAGCGATTTTCGTAAAAACATCCTTATTCCACTGTCACCGAGCAACCGTGAACGGTCGCTTCGGCTGACATGATTATCGTGCTGGTCACTTCCATAAAACCCTCCTGCACTACGCAGAGTTTCTTGGTCAGCCAATTGTTTCATGAAATCTTCGGCTGACTGACGGTCGCAGGCGCTGATCGCCAGCTTGAAACGGACTCCGGTTCAATGGCACCCGACATTAAATCAGGCTCGGCCCGGACCTGCCGGATATCCTGTATCAAAAGATTCCGTCTTTTCCGGTCGGGCATGCTGTCGGACAATGATTCACCCAGCGTGGCTGGCTGAGCATCTTCGAAACCGAGACAAACTGAAAACATCCAGCCATGAAGATGAGGTGGAAATGGCACATTGTCAACTCTAACCGACTGTAATGAATCAGTCGCCACCACGAACATACCACCCACGTCATGCCCGCCCAATGCACTTGCAACTGCTCGGAATTATGCTTGTTTTTAAATAGTTAAAATCGAATTCTCGAAACAGAAGAGTTATATTCAACGCGAACCGTACACAGTGAAGCCTCGCGTGGACTCACACTATCGACGCAACATCCAGCCAACAACCTCACATGCCCACCTATCATCGTTCTTGATATTGAGAGAATCAAC
This DNA window, taken from Desulfomicrobium sp. ZS1, encodes the following:
- a CDS encoding N-acetylmuramoyl-L-alanine amidase, translated to MFLRKSLGIVITLALVLGFACTALASAKSEYTRGVSAFNSLLANEKRSGLRTEWEAVMKPFLRAVGADPKSEYAPRGMFFLGRCYEELARRSFSRTDRLKALEAYDRMLAVYPKHGWADDALFRMGLVWLEQFKDPVRASKVFTAVLNDYPKGDKVPEARERLAQIPGGEPAKTAAPAQVKPAEAKAAEAPKQAAVPAAKLKNGLTLLGIRHWSSPDYTRVVMDITQDAHYERALVEKAKNGNKQLQITLQQAGIAADVMPVRTIGDGILSQIEVAPDPAGGALITFDLMAMDHYRVFTLPEPYRVVIDIYGKAGEATHKPQSVAAATDAEVDHVQAALAELQAKQAQPASPKKDATIKQAGQVPATKSTAAKTKTPVQTAAKESKAPAHTTPEIKVSSTQKKYTGSLVEQLGLKVRTIMIDAGHGGKDPGAVANKLHEKNVNLRMARILGEMLKAQGFEVHYTRTADKFIPLEERTAMANAKNADLFISVHCNAHKDKNVKGLEVYYLNLATDAQAVRVAARENGVSAKKISDMQFILSDLMLNSKINESRQMASIVEAETLRVMRPKYSLASHGSKGAFFYVLTGARMPSILVELGYLTNPAEASKLNTDAYLASMAQGLTRGVVAYKKKLERFALNESGKS